The sequence GTTGCTTGTTCAAAGGCATGAGCAACTCGATAGATTGTCGCTTCATCAAAATGTTTGCCGATTATTTGTAAACCAATTGGCATACCGTTATCAAAACCGCATGGTATAGAAATTCCTGGTACGCCTGCTAAGTTTACGGGAATGGTTAAAATGTCATTTGCATACATGGTTAATGGATCGTTCATTTTTTCACCAATTTTAAATGCTGTTGTTGGTGAAGTTGGTCCAATGATGACATCATATTTTTCAAAAACTTGGTCGAAGTCTTGCTTAATTAATGTTCGAGTTTGTTGTGCTTTTTTATAATATGCATCATAATATCCTGAACTTAACGCAAATGTGCCAAGCATAATCCGACGTTTCACTTCTTCACCGAAACCTTCAGAACGTGTCTTTTTGTAAAGATCAATTAAATTTTCTGCTCCTTCTGCACGGTAACCATAACGAATACCATCAAAACGAGCTAAGTTTGATGATGCCTCAGATGAAGCAAGTAAATAATATGTAGCAACACCGTATTTTGAATGTGGAAGTGATACTTCTTCCCATGTTGCCCCTAATTTTTCTAATACTTTTAATGCTTCTAAGACTGAGTTACGTACAGACTCTTGAACGCCTTCACCTAAGTATTCTTTTGGTACAGCAATTCGTAATCCCTTTACGTCACCTGTTAAGCTTTCAACATAGTTTGGTACTGTTAAGTTTGCTGATGTGGAGTCATATGGATCTACTCCGGAAATCGCTTGGAGTAAATAAGCATTATCCTCTACGTTCCGAGTAATTGGTCCAATTTGGTCTAATGAAGAAGCGAATGCGACTAAACCGAAACGAGATACTCGACCGTACGTAGGTTTTAAGCCAACAACTCCACAATAAGCAGCCGGTTGACGAATGGAACCACCTGTATCTGAACCTAGTGTAAATGGTACTTCCCCAGCA comes from Bacillus andreraoultii and encodes:
- the gatA gene encoding Asp-tRNA(Asn)/Glu-tRNA(Gln) amidotransferase subunit GatA, which gives rise to MTLFDHKMKDLHELLQKKEVSVSDLVDESFKRISEIDDKVKAFLTLDEENARQTAKQLDEKLAAGEQNGVLFGMPIGIKDNIVTKGVRTTCSSKILENFNPIYDATVMQKLHNAETVMIGKLNMDEFAMGGSTETSYFQKTYNPWNLDYVPGGSSGGSAAAVAAGEVPFTLGSDTGGSIRQPAAYCGVVGLKPTYGRVSRFGLVAFASSLDQIGPITRNVEDNAYLLQAISGVDPYDSTSANLTVPNYVESLTGDVKGLRIAVPKEYLGEGVQESVRNSVLEALKVLEKLGATWEEVSLPHSKYGVATYYLLASSEASSNLARFDGIRYGYRAEGAENLIDLYKKTRSEGFGEEVKRRIMLGTFALSSGYYDAYYKKAQQTRTLIKQDFDQVFEKYDVIIGPTSPTTAFKIGEKMNDPLTMYANDILTIPVNLAGVPGISIPCGFDNGMPIGLQIIGKHFDEATIYRVAHAFEQATDYHKQKPQL